Proteins found in one Oncorhynchus mykiss isolate Arlee chromosome 3, USDA_OmykA_1.1, whole genome shotgun sequence genomic segment:
- the LOC110520727 gene encoding tenascin isoform X2, producing MLFSLALLFLLTPFPSLQTPVTNEKRNAKGTGSEPKPYVLLTLSLAKPKTAATLVNVTKETPKPTLKALNPTALNQTHPAPSSPLKPPTATLVKLNKETPKPTLKALSPTIANQTHPAPSSPLKPPTATLVKLNKETPKPTVKALNPTAANQTHPAPSSPLKPPTATLVKLTKETPKPNLKALNPTAANQTHPAPSSPLKPPTATLVKLTKETPKPTPKTLSPTIANQTHPAPSRPLKPPTATLVKLTKETAKPTPKALSPTIANQIHPAPSTPLKPPTATLVKLTKETPKPTVKTLSPAAANQTHPAPSTPLKPPTATFIKLTKETPKPTVKALSPTAANQTHPAPSAPLKPPTATLVKLTKETPKLTPKTLSPAAANQTHPVPSTPLKPPTAMFIKLNKETPKPTVKALSPAVANQTHPAPSTPLKPPTAMLVKLTKETPKPTLKAISPAATNQTHPAPSTPLKPPTASGPKTTTKDKPSITLPHPIPIKVLITSDSGCISKDTQSDVSNRTKEQTQTHELKPGFPLTLTHRISLVPTSCTGGCVAEMAALKGRVGRLEKEMSLMKSKCASCSKGPCPNDCSANGKCEKGKCVCLPGFLGLDCSKCTAGADCSKSTKDKIQITVETVALKVSPESNAITESLQGKKTKADQILFQKKTEQKKPTAAKEDVDIKRKTKGTTSVKAGLTKTQAKQGVTVTKTKTTHSNATKTGLGRPTVGQVLLKHHGGRKQESKGKTTVIKKQSKPDLKLKGTVKEESAGKANAEAGNLQDQPQANVTQSTVKMFVNKTRSGKETLEQSTLAEKNVTLTSGKKTVKKVKLVQGTMNVTKVSLAFDSTKAGTGKITLTKDIKTEADISSGTSKTTVKTGSGKGKPVPRNSQYVVNMTTVETTSEVKVFSNNTTTIQSSKNTTRKAGTGVGRGLGSVKVQNITTYGFTLTWSAPTAMFKNFTVSRREHRAEDEEEEEEEAEEGAALGEEVRVAGVINSTIEIRKQSPNGTVAFPTKAPGSSRGKAHTKRVSVVLPDSVRSVEFSNLRPQTRYSLHICGTTPGSRSKIHRVTTMTGPEPPTELVFSNVTEASLSVSWSKPKNKISGFKITYSHSVTGENGSVSVILTGETGSVSVDSLQSQVSLSKLSSGATYEVSVMSTMGKRESDPLIAIMTTVPAPPTVLQATNVTDTKAVLQWTPAMGHVDRFIISYESAKTPNVTVTVMVSGNSVEQQLRGLQRDTLYTVKALSQKDSLQSTAITTTFTTASAVKAGEVGARSAVVSWKSPSVAFSRYRVTYQTAGEEVKEVILDSTVTEYKLTGLFSMSKYTVLVQGEREGQYTSIVTTEFITGKLRFPFPTECSQELLNGALQSGEVDLYPEGKEGKAVRVYCDMETEGGGWTVFQRRMNGKTDFFRTWSDYTTGFGNLSEEFWLGNELLHNLTSMGPVSLRVDLRSGNDTAYAHYSSFTIDSVDKHYAIEVSGYTGTAGDSMRYHNGRPFSTRDKEPHPLGIHCARAYMGGWWYKNCYKTNLNGLYGTNSNNQGVVWIDWKGKDSSIPFTEMKFRPAGISITTRG from the exons ATGTTGTTTTCTCTAGCCCTCCTCTTCCTGCTAACCCCGTTCCCCTCCCTTCAAACTCCAGTAACCAATGAGAAAAGAAACGCCAAAGGAACAGGAAGTGAACCGAAACCCTACGTCCTACTCACCCTCTCCCTCGCAAAACCAAAAACCGCAGCCACGCTCGTGAATGTCACCAAAGAGACCCCTAAGCCCACTCTGAAAGCCCTAAACCCAACTGCACTCAATCAGACACATCCAGCCCCCTCAAGCCCCCTCAAACCTCCAACAGCCACGCTCGTCAAACTCAACAAAGAGACCCCTAAGCCCACTCTGAAAGCCCTAAGCCCAACTATAGCCAATCAGACACATCCAGCCCCCTCAAGCCCCCTCAAACCTCCAACAGCCACGCTTGTGAAACTCAACAAAGAGACCCCTAAGCCCACTGTGAAAGCCCTAAACCCAACTGCAGCCAATCAGACACATCCAGCCCCCTCAAGCCCTCTCAAACCTCCAACAGCCACGCTCGTGAAACTCACCAAAGAGACCCCTAAGCCCAATCTGAAAGCCCTAAACCCAACTGCAGCCAATCAGACACATCCAGCCCCCTCAAGCCCCCTCAAACCTCCAACAGCCACGCTCGTCAAACTCACCAAAGAGACCCCTAAGCCCACTCCGAAAACCCTAAGCCCAACTATAGCCAATCAGACACATCCAGCCCCCTCAAGACCCCTCAAACCTCCAACAGCCACGCTCGTCAAACTCACCAAAGAGACCGCTAAGCCCACTCCGAAAGCCCTAAGCCCAACTATAGCCAATCAGATTCATCCAGCCCCCTCGACCCCCCTCAAACCTCCAACAGCCACGCTCGTCAAACTCACCAAAGAGACCCCTAAGCCCACTGTGAAAACCCTAAGCCCAGCTGCAGCGAATCAGACACATCCAGCCCCCTCGACCCCCCTTAAGCCTCCAACAGCCACGTTTATCAAACTCACCAAAGAGACCCCTAAGCCCACTGTGAAAGCCCTAAGCCCAACTGCAGCCAATCAGACACATCCAGCCCCCTCTGCCCCCCTCAAACCTCCAACAGCCACGCTCGTCAAACTCACCAAAGAGACCCCTAAGCTCACTCCGAAAACCCTAAGCCCAGCTGCAGCGAATCAGACACATCCAGTCCCCTCGACCCCCCTCAAGCCTCCAACAGCCATGTTCATCAAACTCAACAAAGAGACCCCTAAGCCCACTGTGAAAGCCCTAAGCCCAGCTGTAGCCAATCAGACACATCCAGCCCCCTCAACCCCCCTCAAACCTCCAACAGCCATGCTCGTCAAACTCACCAAAGAGACCCCTAAGCCCACTCTGAAAGCCATAAGCCCAGCTGCAACCAATCAGACACATCCAGCCCCCTCAACCCCCCTCAAACCTCCAACAGCCAGTGGTCCAAAGACCACAACCAAAGACAAACCCTCCATCACACTGCCGCATCCCATCCCCATCAAGGTGCTCATCACTTCTGACTCTGGCTGCATCAGTAAGGACACCCAGAGCGACGTTAGCAACCGCACCAAGGAGCAGACCCAGACCCACGAGCTGAAGCCTGGCtttcctctaaccctaacccaccgcATCAGTCTGGTTCCTACCTCCTGCACCGGGGGATGTGTGGCTGAGATGGCAGCACTGAAAGGACGTGTTGGCCGGTTGGAGAAAGAGATGTCCCTCATGAAGAGTAAAT GTGCTTCCTGCTCCAAAGGCCCATGTCCCAATGACTGCAGTGCGAATGGGAAATGTGAGAAGGGAAAGTGTGTCTGCCTCCCAGGGTTCCTTGGTCTAGACTGCAGTAAATGTACAGCTGGAGCTGACTGCAGTAAAA GTACCAAAGACAAAATCCAGATAACGGTGGAGACGGTGGCGTTGAAGGTATCACCTGAGAGCAATGCTATCACAGAGAGTCTGCAGGGGAAGAAGACCAAGGCAGACCAAATCCTCTTCCAGAAGAAAACAGAGCAAAAGAAACCTACAGCCGCCAAAGAGGATGTTGACATCAAAAGGAAAACAAAAGGGACCACAAGTGTAAAAGCAGGGCTCACCAAGACACAAGCCAAACAAGGGGTTACTGTCACTAAAACCAAAACCACCCATTCCAATGCTACCAAGACTGGACTGGGCCGACCAACCGTCGGACAGGTTCTGTTGAAACACCATGGAGGAAGAAAGCAAGAGAGCAAAGGCAAAACGACAGTTATAAAGAAGCAGTCTAAACCTGACCTGAAGTTGAAAGGAACAGTGAAGGAGGAATCTGCAGGTAAAGCCAATGCTGAAGCTGGCAACCTCCAAGACCAGCCTCAAGCCAATGTCACCCAAAGCACTGTGAAGATGTTTGTGAACAAAACCCGGTCAGGAAAAGAGACTCTGGAGCAGTCGACGTTGGCTGAGAAGAATGTGACTCTAACATCTGGAAAGAAAACAGTCAAAAAGGTGAAATTAGTTCAGGGGACTATGAACGTTACAAAGGTGTCATTGGCTTTTGATAGCACTAAGGCTGGGACAGGCAAGATCACCCTTACAAAGGACATTAAGACAGAGGCAGACATCTCCTCAGGCACATCTAAAACTACTGTGAAGACAGGGTCAGGCAAAGGGAAGCCAGTCCCACGGAATAGTCAGTATGTTGTGAACATGACCACTGTGGAGACCACCTCTGAAGTCAAAGTCTTCAGCAACAACACAACAACTATCCAGTCTTCCAAAAACACCACCAGGAAAGCAGGAACAGGAGTGGGCCGTGGACTTGGCTCTGTGAAGGTTCAGAACATCACCACGTACGGCTTCACCCTCACATGGTCGGCCCCAACAGCCATGTTTAAGAACTTCACTGTGTCCAGAAGAGAGCACAGggcagaggatgaggaagaggaggaggaagaggcggaGGAGGGAGCTGCTCTCGGGGAAGAGGTCAGAGTAGCCGGAGTCATAAACTCCACCATTGAGATCCGAAAACAGAGCCCTAATGGAACTGTGGCTTTCCCCACTAAAGCTCCCGGTAGCTCCAGAGGTAAAGCTCACACAAAGAGGGTGTCCGTTGTTCTCCCCGACAGCGTTCGCTCTGTGGAGTTCAGTAACCTGCGACCTCAGACCCGATACTCCCTGCACATATGTGGCACCACTCCCGGATCCCGCTCCAAGATTCACAGAGTAACCACCATGACAG GGCCTGAGCCACCCACCGAGCTGGTGTTTAGTAACGTGACAGAAGCCTCTCTTTCTGTGTCCTGGTCCAAACCAAAGAACAAAATCTCCGGCTTCAAAATCACATACTCTCACTCAGTCACGG GAGAGAATGGTTCTGTGTCTGTCATCCTGACAGGAGAGACTGGTTCTGTGTCTGTGGATTCCCTGCAGTCCCAGGTGTCTCTGTCCAAGCTGTCCTCGGGGGCCACGTACGAGGTCAGTGTGATGTCCAccatggggaagagagagagtgatcccCTCATTGCCATCATGACCACAG TACCTGCCCCTCCAACTGTTCTCCAAGCAACTAACGTAACAGATACCAAGGCAGTGCTGCAATGGACCCCCGCCATGGGCCACGTAGACCGCTTCATCATCAGTTATGAGTCTGCAAAAA CTcccaatgtaacagtgacagtgaTGGTGTCTGGTAACTCAGTAGAGCAGCAGCTGAGAGGGCTGCAGAGAGACACCCTGTACACAGTCAAAGCCCTGAGTCAGAAAGACAGTCTGCAGAGCACAGCCATCACTACCACCTTCACAACGGCCAGTG CTGTAAAGGCCGGTGAGGTGGGCGCTCGTTCTGCTGTTGTATCATGGAAATCCCCCAGTGTTGCGTTCAGCAGATACAGAGTGACCTATCAGACGGCAGGAGAGGAGGTCAAG GAGGTGATTCTGGACTCCACGGTGACGGAGTACAAGCTGACTGGACTGTTCTCTATGTCTAAGTACACGGTGCtggtacagggagagagagaggggcagtacACATCTATTGTCACCACTGAGTTTATCACAG GAAAACTGCGCTTCCCATTCCCCACGGAGTGTTCCCAGGAGCTGCTGAACGGAGCGCTCCAGTCAGGAGAGGTGGATCTTTACCCAGAGGGCAAGGAAGGGAAGGCAGTCAGAGTCTACTGTGACATGGAGACTGAGGGAGGAGGCTGGACG GTGTTCCAGAGGAGAATGAACGGGAAGACAGATTTCTTCAGAACCTGGAGTGACTACACTACCGGCTTTGGAAACCTCAGCGAGGAGTTCTGGCTCG GTAATGAGCTGCTTCACAACCTGACCAGCATGGGCCCAGTGAGCCTGAGAGTGGACCTGCGTTCAGGCAACGACACGGCCTACGCCCATTACTCCAGCTTCACCATCGACTCAGTGGACAAACACTACGCCATCGAGGTGTCTGGATACACCGGCACTGCAG GTGACTCCATGAGGTACCACAACGGGCGCCCATTCTCCACCAGAGACAAGGAACCCCACCCCCTGGGCATCCACTGTGCCAGGGCCTACATGGGCGGCTGGTGGTACAAAAACTGCTACAAGACCAACCTCAACGGCCTCTATGGCACCAACAGCAACAACCAG GGTGTGGTGTGGATAGACTGGAAGGGCAAAGACTCGTCCATTCCCTTTACTGAGATGAAGTTCCGACCGGCCGGGATCTCCATC